The following coding sequences lie in one Ferviditalea candida genomic window:
- a CDS encoding YraN family protein, whose translation MDNGHVDRRKLVGADGERKAAGYLRENGYTIRQTNWRCKSGEIDIVAEKNGIVIFVEVRTRSTKGLYGTPLESVRARKQHQVRQTARIYLHQEGELERRIRFDVIAVQLSADGRLLELRHIENAF comes from the coding sequence ATGGATAACGGGCATGTGGATCGGAGAAAGCTGGTGGGCGCCGACGGGGAGCGTAAAGCTGCCGGGTATTTGCGGGAAAACGGCTACACGATTCGCCAAACCAATTGGCGGTGCAAAAGCGGCGAGATCGACATCGTTGCCGAAAAAAACGGAATTGTGATCTTTGTCGAAGTCCGCACCCGAAGCACGAAAGGCTTGTACGGTACTCCGCTGGAATCGGTCCGCGCCCGCAAGCAGCATCAAGTCAGACAAACCGCCCGGATATATCTGCATCAAGAGGGAGAGCTTGAACGAAGGATCCGTTTTGACGTGATTGCGGTTCAGCTGTCAGCAGACGGACGCTTGCTGGAGCTGCGGCACATCGAGAACGCATTCTAG
- a CDS encoding EscU/YscU/HrcU family type III secretion system export apparatus switch protein translates to MKESKRPYQAASWKNGGKEISKAVALRYVQEQQEAPIVTAKGKGLVAQKIIERAQASGVPVQENASLVEVLSKLDIDQQIPPELYQLVAEVLSFVYRMDQRVRRTEA, encoded by the coding sequence ATGAAGGAAAGCAAAAGGCCTTATCAGGCTGCATCGTGGAAAAACGGCGGCAAAGAGATAAGCAAAGCAGTCGCGCTCCGTTATGTTCAGGAACAGCAGGAAGCTCCGATTGTTACGGCTAAAGGCAAGGGACTCGTTGCCCAAAAAATCATTGAGCGGGCCCAAGCATCCGGCGTTCCCGTGCAGGAAAACGCTTCTTTGGTGGAAGTGCTGTCCAAACTCGACATCGACCAGCAAATTCCTCCGGAATTGTATCAACTGGTTGCCGAGGTTCTCAGCTTCGTCTATCGGATGGACCAAAGAGTCAGACGTACGGAGGCATAA